The genomic region TcacatgaatgaaagaagatgaCCCAATGATCTGTGTTGATCCATCTCATCTAATCTCCTTTAAATGCCAGCCCCCAGGGACTTTATGTGCTGTTCTCCCTGGCACCTAACAGGTTGAGAATGCTCCATCAGTGGTGAGATTACGAAGGCTGCAATTATGCGACTGGCCCCTCTGAAAGAGCCTGGCTTCACCAGCGAGCATTAAAAGTAGATTTCCACAATGCACTTGTTTCCACCATTTGTATAAAATACTATGGCAAAATTGCACTGTAATTATCTTTATGGCCGATGCATAACGCTGGGGGAGAGTATGTCATCCAGATAGAGCTGCCCGTATAATTATCTGGCGGTCGGCAGGACTGAAATAACCATCTAATGAGAGCAAAATGATACGGTAAGTACCCTGTAATCAGCGAGTTATGGTTATTACGGCTCTTTGTGCCCTCTCACCCAACACTGAATGGGGGGCTAGACCTAGTCTCCGGGCCCAGGGAGCCATGCACAGGCGGCTTCATCGAGAGCCATGGAGAACTCTTGCTCCTTTGGTCTCCCCTGAGACCAATGACTGTGGGTaacagggacacagggagaggggcaggagtcTCTCCCTGGTAACATAGGCTTCCCaacccctctctttttctccccccacacCGTCTTTCCTCAGAAGCTAATGCAAAGAAAGCCATCCATTGGGCTGCTATTGCCGTGTGGGGGAAGATGCGGTTGAGATGGAAGTTTCCATGTTTTGACTAGACGCTTCCCTGGGGACTCTCATACCCGCATACCAAGTGATAGATCTGTCAGCCCACTCAAGCCCGGGGTCCAGCCCAGACAGCTCTAAAGCAGACAGACCAGAGCCAGCCAGGAGGAACACTGGGACATGACCCACACCTCCCAGACCACAATAATCATAACACAGCCAACACACAGCActatactatgtgccaggcactgttccaaacACTACCTATGCTCCATCCTCAAAACCACAACCCTGCAAAATAatattatcacccccatttttcagatgaggaaactgaggcacggaagGGTTATGTAACTTGGCCAAGGGGACACAGCCAGTGAGCTGCAGATCCAGGTTTCAAACTCGGGCTATGCTCTTAGCCATTACGCTACACAGAGCAACTAAGATAATGGTTTCTACTTACTCCCCATTAAATTTCAGAGTCCCTTGCGTTTCTTCCTAAATCACCCTTGTGAAGAATTACACACTAGACCCAGTCACCTGAGATTCTGAATGATCTGAGTGGTTTTTGCCTACCGAGGAGGCAGAACACTTCACCTGAGTTGGATGTGGTGCCTGCAACTATCAGATGATGGTGCCTCCAGCTTGTATACAGATAATGAGAGAATGGAACCCAAACGACAGCAGTTGACCATCAGAGAAGCCATAGGGGAAACTCCTCATTCCCCATGTCCCACCACCCACGCCTGCTCAAGAGTCAGCCAGGGTCCATGATACTGGGGAAAGAGATGGAAAGTGGGgcacgtgtgcgtgcatgtgtgtgcatgtgtgcacgtgttcTTGCAGACAAGTGTGCACCTCTGAGTGATGGTGTGTTTGACCAACAGTGTGCTGGGCACTGACAGTGCATTTTAGGGCAAATTTATGAGTATTAATGCCTGTAGCATCAGAGGAAATGCCTCTctggcaaccccccccccacacacacacacagtcccctCTCCTCTTGCTAACCAACAATCCTTACCTCATTCCACACTGGGGGGATACTTGAGGGTGCCAAAGCTGGGGACATTCTCTTGGTTTACATCAATAGAAGCGTCTGGGGTAAAGTAAACAGTGTAGTTAGGAGGGATTTTTCTGAATGTGACCTTCACCCTGACCCAACAGCAAAGCGCTAGCCATTAAGGGCAGCGTTGGAAGACAGAGTTGGGAAGAAGAGGCACACTGTGtttgggagatggggaggaaggacagCCCCCCCAACTCCTTCCCAGCTACAGCAGGACTATCTTATAAAGGTCTCCCCATTGTGTTCCCAGGGAGAGCTGGACTGTGGATCCAACCTGACTGGGTAGAAGGGCCGAGGAACCCTCACTATAGCTAAGAGAAGTCCTGCCTTTCCCTCTGGTGACAAATAGGAGGCCCTTGACTTCTGCCATATCTTTGCTAGTAGCCTAAACCCTCCCACTGTACCTCCACACACTCCTACCTGGCTGGATGTTCCTCTTGCCCATAAGTCCCACAAAGAAGTCATGCATGTCACCTGTAGAAAAAAGACCAACATTGCCAACAGTGATCATaggggtaggtggggggatggggatgcATTCCCCGAGACATGTGTCAAGACTTCTGAATTTGGGTTTCTGGTCTTTGGTTCTTTATCATGCCACAGCTTGACTCCCCAGTTAGCAGGCTGTCCCCTAAGCCCACActctctgcccacctctccctcctccacattTCAAGAATTCTCTGCCCCCAGAGGTGCCTGGCTTAGAATCTTCACAGCCACCAAGAGATTCTCTTGGTTCCCAATGACCAGCTGATGGAGGGAGAGTCCATCGCGCTCCTCACATCTGTTTCCTCCTGGTTCCCAGTGACCCCTCACACCCAGGAAAGTCTGGTTGAGCAGTTACAGCTGGCATATTGTTTGGGCCAGCTGAGATGAGGCCAGCCAGAATAGTCACTGAGACCCATGCCCATGGAGCTGTAGCATGCAGTCagcagagacagggagggagaagacGCTACTCACGTTTCTGGGGAAGTGGCAATTCCTCAGGATCTGTGAAAACAAGAACAGTGTGTCAGTGGGGAATGGAATCTGGAAATTGACAGTCAGAGGGGGTTCAGAGCACAACCCTCAATTATTCACCAAGCCATCTCCAGTCTCCATCCCACCCAAAGGCTCCTCCCAAGCCTATTTAATCATCAGAatcctggcccccaccccctctccccagggctgcttCCTACCCACGCTAGCCTTGCTCAACATTTTGAGCAATCCATCCAGAGAGACGGAGCGGCCATCATAGAGTTTCCGGAGCAAGGACGAGGGCAGCTGGTAGAGGTCCGAGTCCTTCTAAGGGACAGAAACAAAGAGGGCTGAGGCAGGAGGTTCAAACCTAATCCACTCGCCCCTCCCCACAAAGGACAGCCTCTTCTTGAGCCCATCACAGCTGAACCTGACATCCTGTATCTTTTGGAATTTCTTCTGGTTTATACTGGAAGAGAAGTGggctctcaaagtgtggtccacggATCAGGAGCATCACTGCTGGagacttgttagaaatacagtaTCTCACTCTCAgtcctaccccagacctactgagacAACCTGCATTGTAACCAGGCCCCCAGGTGATTGGTATGCATGGCAAGATTTGAGAAGCCCTGGAAAAGGGAGCACCTTGGGCATCCCTGGAGGCAGACCAACTGTCCTGGTTGGCCTGGGACTGAGTGCTTTCCTGGGATGTGGGGTTTTCAGTGCTTAAGCTGGTGGTCCTAGGAACACTGGGACAGTTGGTCACTATATCTCCCAAGCTCAAAGGGGACTGTCTCTCGGGGCTCTCTCCTAACTACTGCCACCTCTCAGTGGGAAGGGCCATTGGTTCTGTTCTCCTTGGCAATTCAGGAAGCAGTTTGCCCCAGGATATGGTTGCCCACTAGGTGAGTGAGCCATGAATTCCAAGAAAGTCCCATCACTCAGAGCAGGTGTCCTCTGTACTCCATGATGGAGTCACAGACAGGCCTCGGTCCTCGGGATGGGTGTAGGTAGGCAGCCAGTGCTCAGTGGCAATCCTGAAATCCCCCTACCCTGCACCATGTTTGTGGTGGATGTTTCTCTCCCTATGGTTCCCaccacctttcttttcttctccatagGTTTCTGCCTCTGgttgtctctccctttctcctttctataCTGAATTTGAATTTCTGGAAGACTGCATATTCAGAATGACTCCTCTTCTCCCCCACAAATGAACCCCATTCTGGACCTGCTGCCAGGCAGGGGCCCTTCATTgccttggtgattttttttttagcaacttgGGCACAGCGGAGGGTTGGTGGGCACACACCACACAGCCAGTTAATTGCAGGAGCAGAGAGACAATGACAATGATTATGTTTGGAGAGTCTCACCTTGAGTCTCAGCGGCGCCTCTCTCTCTCGACGAGCCCAGATGTCCTTGGGCTGCTGAGCACACACAGAGCACATTCACACGGGATGCACCCCTGCACATACCAACCCGGTTGCCTAGGCACACATATATCCTACCCTCGCCTCACCCTAATTTCCCTCTTCCTCACAGACCATCGGGGAGAAGGGGTGGGATGGCAATCTCTCCCTTTCATTGACCAAGAGGTAAAGGTCTTGAAGCAAGCTTGTCTTAGAAAAATTTTTCCAGATATTCTGACTATCTCCAATTGGAACTTTTGGCTCCAAACATAGTGTCCAGCCCATATTCGGCACTCCTggtgtattttttgtattttttaaaggattttatttttaagtaatctctacacccaatgtggggctcgaactcacaaccctgagatcaacgaGTCTCATGGActaccgactgagtcagctgGGCACCCcgattttttctattttttttaaagattttatttatttatttgacagtgagagacacagagagagagggaacacaagcagggggagtgggagagggagaagcaggcttcccgctgagcagggagcctgatgtgggggctcgattccaggacgctgggatcatgacctgagccgaaggcagacacttaaccgactgagccacccaggcacccctttttgtattttttaaaaagattttatttatttatttgtcagagagagagagagagagagcacacgcagagggagaagcaggttccccgctgcgcaaggagcccatgtgggactcgattcagatcatgacctgagctgaaggcagatgcttaatcaactcaGCTCCCCAGGCGTacctatttttcctatttttgaagAGATTCTGGTCTTTTGGATCTGGTGCAACGGCCACCACCTGCAAGACTGCTAGCCTATCGTGCCTTGGGACACGTATGGATGAAGATTGATTTCTCTCTTTGCCCTGCACACGGCTTCCTAGGCAGCCACTTTTCCCAAATTGTTCAAATATTCTACCCACCTCCTGTAATGAGATGCTAAACAGATCTGAGCTGGAGAGGGAGTTAGACTTCACACACTGAATTTGTAATAAGTTCCATCTATAATCATCTTAAAAGCATGTGTACCAATGTAATTGCTGTCATTTCAAAACCCTGAAAAGacttcctccctgctctccccctaTAGCCCATCACTGACAgctcctgttctttttcttagaGAAAGTTTGGAAATCTGAGCTCAGTCTGTGTTGTGGGGATTTTGCCCCCTATCCTGAGTAAGCAGAGGCTAAAGTGggggcaagaaaaaggaaagaaaggattgGGGTCTTAGGAGAACCTGATGTTACTGGGGGTGGATGAGCAGGGGATAAtggaatttatttgaattttgaaaacaaaataatatacataactGATAGGTAAAATAGCATACAAATGACCATTTGGGAGAGAATTTCCAACTGCATATCATCCCATCCAGGGAGTGGAGAGGATCTGCCCCCCTAGAAACTGAGCAGGACCACCCTAGCTTACCCCTCCAGGATCCAACCCCCCAAGTCACCAGTCAATCAACCAACTGCACAACATACTAGTAGGGCACTTTTTAGGTACAGGGTTATCAAAGACACACAGAGGGACTGAGACACTTATAGACATGCCTAGAGACAGTGAGAACATGAGACCACCAGAGAGGCAGGGAAACCCACGCTCTGATGGATCACCCAGCTAACTCCCAGTGTGCCCGTCCCACCTTCCTCTCAACTGCTGTGGAACAGGCAGAGTGTCAGCTCTCGTGATGTCGCCCAGTGCCCCGCCAGGGTGGGCTCAGCTAGATGGGGTGCCTTACCTTGTTGTGGCCCCCACCAGGCACCACCTGCTCCTGTGAGGCCTCACAGACAGCCCCAAAACTGTAAGCCAGGCTGATGGCCAGAATGGCTGCAAACAGCAGGGCCCTCCGCATGGTGCCTAGGAGGGCAGAGCAACAGGACAGAAACCAGGGGAGAAGGATACAACACACGTGCAGATGCAAGAGACATTCTGTGACCCGCAGCCTATCTTGACcctgcttccccagcccccaaCTCTCCCATCTAAGCACTGGTCCGGGGAGAGTATCTCTGGGCAGGACGGCCAGTCCTTGGGCTCAGCGTCCCTGCTCCCCCATCACACATCTCCCCACACTGAGCACCTGGCAATGAGCAATGTTGCAATAGCGCCAGACTAGTCCCCACAAGAGGATGATAGATTCGTAGGACATGCACAGGTCTGCCTTCTTAGTCAGCTTAAGGAGGGATCCTGGATTCTAGTTTCCAGCACTAGATAACCCAAGACTTAGGCAAAACTTTCTAGTATTGGAAGAATCAGTCTGAACCCACGGGCTCCAAACATTACTGGTTCTCAACCCCTATGAACACtttctgcttcccttccctgTACTCTGCTCCGAGATCAAAAGCTGCCACCTCTATTCCCTCCAGTCCCTTATTCCCTCCTAACTCTGGCCTCCGTCCTTTGGTGCCAGCTCCAGTCCATCCAACATTCTCCCACTCGTGCCTACCTGTGGAGCAGCCTTGAGCCTAGGGCAGATGGTCTAACAGGATCAGGGAGCTGGCTGGGAGCACTGCCcactcccccaccacacacacacacacacacacacacacacacacacacacacacacacgctggtGGTGCTGCTGCGtctgtggagagagagacagggagtggAGGGGATCTGAGGATGTGGCAGGAACTCCTGGGCAGCTCCCAGATAAAGGCTCTGGGAGggtctggggggctgggggaggggctgcgaATCACCAATcccagggtggctggaggggagggggggaggctgGTGAAGAAAAAGGAGGATATAGGCTGCAggcgtgcgtgtgcgcgcgcacgcgcgcgcgcacacacacacacacacacacacacacacacacacacacaccacaaacccGCATTATGTTATCCAGCAGCCCACTTCTCAACAGCCCCTGAGCTGGGCACACTAAGGAATGATGTTGTGTATGTTTTGTACCAAAATGTCCATGCTGGATCTAGCTCAGTAGGTGTGGTCTCTGAGTCTCCTCTCATTGTTCACACACCAGCTCCTTGCCCTTTAAACCTTCAGACTCAACTGCCAGGCCAGAAGCATTTCAGGCAGGTGCTTCTCTGGCCCTCCCACACCCCCGGGGACaacgagactcaggcccctgagCTGTGGGAGGTGAGTCTGGCATCCCTTGCCGTCctcatttctccctctgtcctccttctAGCTGCAGCTGACCCATCACCTTGGTCCTCAGACCCAGTGAGGGGCAGCACTTCTCCCCTGCTATTAATGCAGAAACTTCCAGGgtctgcctccctccaccccttcacCAGTGCTATTGCCTCTCCCCACGCCCCCCGCCACTCCCTCTCGACCCCTGAATCAGCCTGATTTAGTTGCATTCTTCCAGAGTTCTAACTTCTATCCCTCCTGCTAGAATCTCGGGAAGGAGCAACAGAACACGGTGGCCGAGCTGTCACCCCCCCAATCCTCTCCCTGGCCCGGTCCAGCCCAGCATTGATctcttaattgtttcttttttctcacagTTACATGTTTTCCCCTCTCTAATCGGCTTCCCTGCAGCCAGGCATCTTCTCCCAAGCCTCTCCTTCATTCCCCACTCTATTGAAGGAGCTCATGCTGCTCACGTCATATCCAAGGTGGagccccaggggaggggcagagtcagAGTTGGGATGGAAGGAGAACGGGAGACAGAAGATGCTGCTCAAGGGAATGGGGCGGGGGTGtggagggtgtggggggtgtgtgggggggccGGTGGAGAGAAAGCAGCTTCAGAGCCATTTGTCACTCTTAGCATTTCCTATTTttcaggggaggaaactgaggctcaaaaagtTCAGTCCTGGGGCACCCgactggctcagtcgggagaacatgtgactcttgatctcggggccgtgagtttgagctccacattgggcgtagagattacttaaaaataaaaaaatcttaaaaaaaaaaaaaagttcaatccTGTGCTCCACAACATACAGCTACTGAAGAAGAGCCACAAATTCagggttggttgtttttttttcactccaaCGCCCCCCTTCGTTTTACTGCACTGGTACGAACTTTGACGGGTGAGGGAGCAGTTTACTCTCCCAGAGCGAGTGGTGGTCCCCTCTCTGAGACACCCGGAGGTTTGGGACCTTGCACTCTTCTCCATCTGGGGTTGTGAAGAGAACCACAGCCGTTGTGTATTTACTGCAAAGACTCCCGCTCACCAACGCCTTCCCCAGTCACCCTACTTAAAATGACCACACTTTCACACTCCATATCCcccttctgtttcttctcttcatcATTTATTACATCCCATACACTAAATGTTTCACTTATAGCCTGtctaccccaccccccccccaccagaatGTCCGCATTACAGTGGCaaggacttttgtctgttttgtttactattgGATCCCTAGCTCTATAGTGTTtggcatataataggtgctcaataaaaatttatttatacaaCAAAAAAGGAAGCCTGAGGCTTCCTTCTTGCATTGCAGCCCACAGTGTGGCTCCTCCATAGAGCCTCTCAAGTGCTGCTAGGGTCCTGAAATGCTTGTCTCCCACTCCACACTGCCAACACCCCACCCACCCTGGGACTTGCGCTGTACTGAGAGAAGTCACTCTGCCTGCACATGGCCCCAGGTTCACCCTTGAGTGAGGGCAGCAGCTGGGTCTCAAGGCCCCTTTATTACATGAGAGGCTAGTGGGGCCTCATTTAAAGCTTCCCATTATCCAGGTAATTACAGCACTGTATGGGCCAACCATGGGCCAGGACCCAGGGTTAGGAGCCTTTGGTGGGATGAGGGGTAGAAGCTGGAGCCTATTTACATGTAAATGGCATGGCAGGTTCATGCCTTTGAGAAGCTCAGGCGCTGATCCTAATTGGATGCAGCCATCTCTTACCTCTTCACTTCCCCCTACCAGTCTGGAGAAGGAAATCCAGGCTAGGCAGGCTGGAGGGAACCAGGGTGGTGGcttggtgggcgggggggggggggggggggggggcgggaaaaGGAGTGTTAGACGGAGGGCTCAGGACTAAAGCCTCCTGGGTCCCATCTCCGAGGCAGCCTCTctccacagcccccacccctccatccctgcCTCCGTGCCCTGGCACCAGGGAAGCAGGGCTTCAGCAAAGGTCCACCATGAATAATGTCCTTTGATGATGCAGCATCTCACAGAGGATGGCAGGAGCCAAGGATGGGGGGAGCAAGGGCATGACAGGGAGAACTGATCACCCCTTGATCTCTGGGACTAGCAGAGACTTGAAAGAGCTAATGCTAAACTAAGCCAGAGaagtgaggaaggagggaggcttTGAAGGGTTGGGGCAGGCCGGGCTTCATCTTGCCCACACGCCGTGTGCAAATGGCATGTGAAGTGCGTGTTACAGTTCCGGAGCGCCTAGGTGGTTTTCCCTTTGACACTTTCCGTTTGAGCCACATCCTGGACAGCCATCACTGGCCTAGAGGAGCGGGGTCCCTAGCAGGTCCTCCCTCTGGAGCTCCCTCCCTTTGTtgctggggtgggctggggatgAGGCCAGGAAAATGTGTGTTGAGTTGAGAGGAGATGGCGTTTGTCGGCCGTTCCTGGGGCCGACGAGCACGTGTTGTGCGTGCGAGATGACCCACATATGTCTACCACATGCACGGCTAGGGTGCAACACGGAGACTTTGCCAACCTCCTGGAGAGGTGctgcggggttgggggggagaggcCGGGCTGTAAAGGACCCGGGGCGGAGACACCAGGAAAGGATGGGAGGGTGGCCGCTTCTGCATCCTGCACAGTCCTGCAGCCAGGCGACAGCTGGCAGCCGGTCCCCAGCAAGGAGCTGGAGGAGCCCCCAGTAAACTGCAGAGCAAATGGGCTGGGCCAGGAAGGCCGGCTTGAGCTGCTGTGAGCTGAGGCATAGAATGGCTGCTCATGGGGACTAGGGGCCTCCGGGCCGGCTTGTGCCCCTCAGAGAAACCACCCAGACTTCGAGAGTGCTGGGCTGGCCGCGCAAGGAGGCAGCGGAACCGCAGCTTCTCCCGTCCCGATGGAGCCAATTCAAGCCCTATAGCACAGGTGGGGCAACGGAGCCCCCAGAGGCTTCGGGGGGGGGTGAAAACGCACACTCCTGGGccccagaagagaagagaggcagagTTGGAAACAcgggagggagggatgggagagTAAAGGAGAGGAACCCTCACCCTTCCTCAGACCAGCATCAGTCCACATGACtgctggagggaggacaggagggggacagggactccagccctccccccgctcccctccccagTCCAGAGAGCTGACAGTGCCTTCAGCCCTGGGGAAGGAAAGCAGGATGGGGAACAGCAGCTGCATATTCTCCTGAAATTGCTTCTGAAAATGACCAGACACTTCACTGGGAAAGTGACGACAATTTGGGCCCTGGGAGCAGGAGATGAGGCGGAGAGCGGGGGCGGTCAGGCTCTGGTAACCACCCCCCCGGCCAGACAGGGTCTCCTCGGCCTGATTCTGAGAAGTCAAGGATGGGGGGAGCTGCGGGGGGTGGCAGAAGGCTGGCTGGGAGCCTGAGCCCCCCTCACTCAGGacacagcccccccaccccctccaccccccgcctgGTAAGAACGGACTCCCTGGGCCCTCTCCCCGCCCTGAGCAGGGTGTGCAGGAACGCGGGCTGGTGCTCAGAGAGCGACATCAAGCTGCAGGCAACGAGAAGCGAATCAGGTCTCCCGCCGGCATGATTACCTGGGGCCGTGAGCTGCCTGAGGATGACAGAAACTCTGGAAGCTCGAGGTGGAGGGAAACCCCAGCCTCCAGGCCCAGAGAGCTCAGTGGTGGAGAtagggaagaggcaaggaaggtaGGGGTGGGTGGCGAAAGGAGGGAGAGACCTGCAGAGACAGGAAcaaaggcagccatttgtacgtTCTCACAGAGCACAAATCTACCTTTCACTGCAAACACGGGAGCTGCTTGTTCCCTAAAGTACAGACAGGGGTGGGAGAGGCTGAGACAAGCAGTCTATAAGGAAACAGATATTAAGGGAGAGGGGAGCTATTCAGAGCGTTATACAAAATATTACATATTGATATTAGAGCCCACAGAAAAGGGGACAACGAGATGGTGTGAAACAgttgaaaatcaagaaaaaaataatggcgATGACACAAGGGTGGGATGACATAGGGGTGGGAGAGTCTGGGTCCGggagcctcccccaccccccaccccctctgcaaGTGCCACCAGCTGCTGGCCCCAGCTGTGGGGCAGTGATTAGCAAGATAACTGTTGGCAGAAGCCTTGCATCTCTGGTGTACCGAAAGGAAGGGGATGCTGGGGGGCAGATGTGGCAGAGCCCAGTGATGAGCTTGGGGATGGAGGGGGCACTGGAACTCCTGGGTGCAGGGGACCCTGCATTCCCCAGCTCACCTCAGCTCACATGAGCCCGCCAGCCTTGGGCCTCTTTTCAGGCTAAATCTCCAAAGAATCCTAGTTTCCTACAAGACAGGGATCCTCACTTCTTCCCTCCAGGGACACACTTAAATGAATCAGCCCGTTGGCCACCTGGGACCTGAGTCCCATCGctggctgccccacccccaccccagtctctcCAAACCCCGCCAGAGCTCAGCCGGTCAAGGAGCCCgcaatttcccttcttttccattcttattATCTGCATTTGCTAGCTCCAAggagcctgaggaggggaaagggggcgAGGGCAGTCAAAGTACAAGTCCTGTGAGGGTGGGGGAACAGGGACTCACCCACACTGAGCGAATGTTTGGGAAGTCACTTGTTTAATTAGTGGGCAAAGAGGCTGAGGGTTGGGAGGAAGCTAAGTTCTAAGGGAGAGGGGACTGGGAGAGTTTGAGAGAAGAAAGGTCCTCTTCAAGGGTTCTTCAGTCTCTGAGCCCCATCCCCAGGATCAGAGGGGTTGGACAGGAGATCCTTCCACAAACGCCGGTGGGCAGGGTGGGCACTGGTCCCGGAGAAGAAGCTGTTGTCCCTGCGTTCGGCCCCCACCTCCTCACTATACAGTCACTTCCAGGCCACGGCTTCCTTTCTTCTTGCAGCTTAGCTTGCCATTTCTACCGCCCTCAGGGCCCTGGATGACCTTGACAGCCACACTGCTCTCCTTGAACCTCACTGAGAAACTGGAGGGGGAACAGACAGAGGGGCAAAGCTAGtacccccatcccctcacccctactCCTATATTTTCATGAtggcttcccctccccttcttgaAGGAAGCGCATCTCTCCTCCCCTTGCGTCAGAAGACTCAGGGCCCCAGAGAACTTGGGTGGGGAGACTAAGAAGCACCTCGAGCCTTGCCCTGACAGAGTGTGCTTCACTTTCTGACTACACGAATTTTCCCGGTCACAATGACCAACAGCTTGGTCATCTGCCCCCAAGCTGGCCCTCACCCCCAGCTCATGGCCTTACTTCTCAGTCACAGTGACTGGAAGCTGCTTCTGTGTGGCATCCAGCACAGCCCGGTACATTTTGGTTAGCAGTTCAATCACATGTTCGCTGACCAGCAGGAAGTCCCCCTTGGAGCCCACTGATGATATCttaggaagggggaaaaagagtgaGGACAGAATTCATTTTCCCTCCACAGGAGCAGCCTGAGAGGCATCGAAGGCCCAGAGTGAGAGGTCTGGGCCCCATCACCTCCAGCCCACCCCAACCGCGTGATGCCCACCACCTTCTCCAGTCCGAGGGCCTGCACCCAGGGAGTTCTTATACCTCGCTCAGATGTAAGCTGAAGAGCCCATCCTTGAAGCCGGTGACTGACACCCCGGCCACACTGTCCAGCCCAATGACAGTTTTGGCCTGGG from Halichoerus grypus chromosome 6, mHalGry1.hap1.1, whole genome shotgun sequence harbors:
- the TAC3 gene encoding tachykinin-3 isoform X3 — translated: MRRALLFAAILAISLAYSFGAVCEASQEQVVPGGGHNKQPKDIWARREREAPLRLKDSDLYQLPSSLLRKLYDGRSVSLDGLLKMLSKASVDPEELPLPQKRDMHDFFVGLMGKRNIQPDASIDVNQENVPSFGTLKYPPSVE
- the TAC3 gene encoding tachykinin-3 isoform X2, whose product is MRRALLFAAILAISLAYSFGAVCEASQEQVVPGGGHNKPKDIWARREREAPLRLKKDSDLYQLPSSLLRKLYDGRSVSLDGLLKMLSKASVDPEELPLPQKRDMHDFFVGLMGKRNIQPDASIDVNQENVPSFGTLKYPPSVE
- the TAC3 gene encoding tachykinin-3 isoform X5; translated protein: MRRALLFAAILAISLAYSFGAVCEASQEQVVPGGGHNKKDSDLYQLPSSLLRKLYDGRSVSLDGLLKMLSKASVDPEELPLPQKRDMHDFFVGLMGKRNIQPDASIDVNQENVPSFGTLKYPPSVE
- the TAC3 gene encoding tachykinin-3 isoform X1 — protein: MRRALLFAAILAISLAYSFGAVCEASQEQVVPGGGHNKQPKDIWARREREAPLRLKKDSDLYQLPSSLLRKLYDGRSVSLDGLLKMLSKASVDPEELPLPQKRDMHDFFVGLMGKRNIQPDASIDVNQENVPSFGTLKYPPSVE
- the TAC3 gene encoding tachykinin-3 isoform X6, which produces MRRALLFAAILAISLAYSFGAVCEASQEQVVPGGGHNKDSDLYQLPSSLLRKLYDGRSVSLDGLLKMLSKASVDPEELPLPQKRDMHDFFVGLMGKRNIQPDASIDVNQENVPSFGTLKYPPSVE
- the TAC3 gene encoding tachykinin-3 isoform X4, with translation MRRALLFAAILAISLAYSFGAVCEASQEQVVPGGGHNKPKDIWARREREAPLRLKDSDLYQLPSSLLRKLYDGRSVSLDGLLKMLSKASVDPEELPLPQKRDMHDFFVGLMGKRNIQPDASIDVNQENVPSFGTLKYPPSVE